A single window of Agromyces aureus DNA harbors:
- the ftsX gene encoding permease-like cell division protein FtsX has translation MRFGLVLAEAGNGLRRNITMVVSVVLVTFISLTFVGTAALLQLQIGQMKNYWYDRAQVAVYLCTSVSTAAGCVDGEATAEQKDAVEAQLTSDTLSPFIDEYYFEDRQQAYENFQEQFAGTPAADYVTPEVLNETFWVNLVDPSQSDVLVEALAGLAGVEQVVDQRRYLDQIFDVLNAASYTAIAVAAIMLVAAALLIATTIRLSAFSRRRELGIMRLVGASNRFIQTPFILEGVFAGLIGSVLAGGAVVAIVHFFVQGYLSERLSFTFVDLGDALLVVPLLIIVGVLLAALSAGIAIRRYLRV, from the coding sequence ATGAGGTTCGGACTCGTCCTCGCCGAGGCCGGCAACGGCCTGCGGCGCAACATCACCATGGTCGTCTCGGTCGTGCTCGTGACGTTCATCTCGCTGACCTTCGTCGGCACCGCCGCGCTGCTGCAGCTCCAGATCGGGCAGATGAAGAACTACTGGTACGACCGGGCGCAGGTCGCGGTCTACCTCTGCACGTCGGTCTCGACGGCCGCCGGATGCGTCGACGGCGAGGCCACGGCCGAGCAGAAGGACGCCGTCGAGGCGCAGCTCACCTCGGACACGCTCTCGCCGTTCATCGACGAGTACTACTTCGAGGACCGCCAGCAGGCGTACGAGAACTTCCAGGAGCAGTTCGCCGGAACGCCCGCGGCCGACTACGTCACGCCCGAGGTGCTCAACGAGACGTTCTGGGTGAACCTCGTGGACCCGTCGCAGTCCGACGTGCTCGTCGAGGCCCTCGCGGGACTCGCGGGCGTCGAGCAGGTGGTCGACCAGCGGCGATACCTCGACCAGATCTTCGACGTGCTGAACGCCGCGAGCTACACGGCCATCGCGGTGGCCGCGATCATGCTGGTCGCGGCGGCGCTGCTGATCGCGACGACGATCCGCCTGTCGGCGTTCTCGCGCCGGCGCGAGCTCGGCATCATGCGGCTCGTGGGTGCCTCGAACCGGTTCATCCAGACGCCCTTCATCCTCGAGGGCGTGTTCGCCGGACTCATCGGGTCGGTGCTCGCCGGCGGTGCGGTCGTGGCGATCGTGCACTTCTTCGTGCAGGGCTACCTGAGCGAGCGATTGTCGTTCACGTTCGTCGACCTCGGCGACGCCCTGCTCGTCGTGCCCCTGCTGATCATCGTCGGCGTGCTGCTCGCGGCGCTGTCGGCGGGCATCGCGATCCGGCGCTACCTGCGCGTCTGA
- a CDS encoding glycoside hydrolase domain-containing protein — MIGRVDPFIGTEATDLPPRSGLAATWWWPKPQVGNTHPGATYPLGMVSACAYSGAYPTGYGRYDLGTEGLPVAIHDRAVASGFTHFQQSGTGAIRKYYNYFRVTPMIEPLDELGRQWEIADETAEPGYYGATLENGIRAELTVGPKSAVHRYTFPRHRNARVVIDFSLGGLGIPYGETIPLRAKLESIGPGVAQGEIVVEGTPLAVYIECDASSWRQMLWYDRRLMPGGTRLAFDHIRPTTLRPFGLMWAGPSEPGQSIEVRIGFSLRGVEQAKANLRADCGEGHARFAPRRERTRKTWRRQLKTIAVDATSAERDTVFTTALYHSLIKPCLAPEESPFWPTDGPFVFDLSTMWDIYRTQLPLITAVMPERAVELGTALLTICEEEGNFPIGYRMARGSDRFSRQGSALAQTFLADLCQLELPGVDWDWALVHMHADLRRTYGEDFLLRGHAHPISHTLDLAFGYWCTAKVAERVGDPALVEQFLGLASRWRNAFDPETGLLVDSTFYEGSRYNYSFRLLHDMRGRIDLAGGDDRFVGMLDRFFGFGADPVRQPGLQPGLDEIMAGYALGRFEGMNNEPDMDAPWAYHYAGRPDRTAEVVHAAVQQQFGTGRGGLPGNDDSGGLSSWYVWASLGLFPVAGQNLFLVNAPAHAESRIAMSGGDLAIETKGFVDPRHDGPAQYVQRVSLNGDPVERTWLRGDEVHRGGRLLVELGPEPGAWGANSRPPSTPSG, encoded by the coding sequence ATGATCGGCCGCGTCGACCCGTTCATCGGCACCGAGGCGACGGACCTGCCGCCGCGGTCGGGGCTCGCGGCGACCTGGTGGTGGCCGAAGCCGCAGGTCGGCAACACGCATCCGGGTGCGACGTATCCGCTCGGCATGGTCTCGGCGTGCGCGTACTCGGGGGCGTATCCCACGGGGTACGGGCGCTACGACCTCGGCACCGAAGGGCTGCCGGTCGCGATCCACGACCGGGCCGTGGCATCCGGATTCACGCACTTCCAGCAGTCGGGCACCGGCGCGATCCGGAAGTACTACAATTACTTCCGGGTGACGCCCATGATCGAGCCGCTCGACGAGCTCGGGCGGCAGTGGGAGATCGCCGATGAGACGGCCGAACCCGGGTACTACGGCGCGACCCTCGAGAACGGCATCCGCGCCGAGCTGACCGTGGGGCCCAAGAGCGCGGTGCACCGCTACACCTTCCCGCGGCACCGCAATGCGCGCGTCGTGATCGACTTCTCGCTCGGCGGACTCGGCATCCCCTACGGCGAGACCATCCCGCTGCGCGCGAAGCTCGAGTCGATCGGGCCGGGCGTCGCGCAGGGCGAGATCGTCGTCGAGGGCACCCCGCTCGCCGTCTACATCGAGTGCGACGCGAGTTCATGGCGGCAGATGCTCTGGTACGACCGACGCCTGATGCCGGGCGGCACGCGGCTCGCATTCGACCACATCCGGCCGACGACCCTGCGCCCGTTCGGGCTCATGTGGGCCGGGCCGAGCGAGCCCGGCCAGTCGATCGAGGTGCGGATCGGCTTCTCGCTGCGGGGCGTCGAGCAGGCGAAGGCGAACCTGCGGGCCGACTGCGGCGAGGGGCATGCCCGATTCGCTCCGCGTCGAGAGCGCACGCGCAAGACCTGGCGGCGCCAGCTGAAGACGATCGCGGTCGACGCGACCAGCGCCGAGCGCGACACGGTGTTCACGACGGCGCTCTACCACTCGCTCATCAAGCCGTGTCTCGCGCCCGAGGAGAGCCCGTTCTGGCCGACCGACGGCCCGTTCGTGTTCGACCTCTCGACGATGTGGGACATCTACCGCACGCAGCTGCCGCTCATCACGGCGGTCATGCCGGAGCGCGCGGTCGAACTCGGCACGGCGCTGCTCACCATCTGCGAGGAGGAGGGCAACTTCCCGATCGGGTATCGGATGGCGCGGGGCAGCGACCGGTTCTCCCGCCAGGGCAGTGCCCTCGCGCAGACCTTCCTCGCCGACCTCTGCCAGCTCGAGCTGCCGGGCGTCGACTGGGACTGGGCGCTCGTGCACATGCACGCCGACCTCCGGCGCACGTACGGCGAGGACTTCCTCCTGCGGGGCCACGCGCATCCGATCAGCCACACGCTCGATCTCGCATTCGGGTACTGGTGCACGGCGAAGGTCGCCGAGCGCGTGGGCGACCCGGCGCTCGTCGAGCAGTTCCTCGGGCTCGCGTCACGCTGGCGCAACGCGTTCGACCCCGAGACCGGCCTCCTCGTGGACTCGACGTTCTACGAGGGCAGCCGGTACAACTACTCGTTCCGCCTGCTGCACGACATGCGCGGGCGCATCGACCTGGCCGGAGGTGACGACCGCTTCGTCGGCATGCTCGACCGATTCTTCGGGTTCGGCGCCGACCCCGTGCGCCAGCCGGGGCTGCAGCCGGGCCTCGATGAGATCATGGCGGGCTACGCGCTCGGCCGGTTCGAAGGCATGAACAACGAGCCCGACATGGACGCCCCGTGGGCGTACCACTACGCCGGACGCCCCGACCGCACGGCCGAGGTCGTGCACGCCGCCGTGCAGCAGCAGTTCGGCACGGGCCGCGGCGGGCTGCCGGGCAACGACGACTCCGGCGGGCTGAGCTCCTGGTACGTGTGGGCGTCGCTCGGGCTCTTCCCCGTCGCCGGTCAGAACCTGTTCCTCGTGAACGCCCCGGCGCACGCCGAGAGCCGCATCGCGATGAGCGGCGGCGACCTCGCGATCGAGACGAAGGGGTTCGTCGATCCGCGGCACGACGGCCCCGCGCAGTACGTGCAGCGCGTCTCGCTGAACGGCGATCCGGTCGAACGCACGTGGCTCCGCGGCGACGAGGTGCATCGCGGCGGCCGATTACTCGTCGAGCTCGGGCCCGAGCCGGGCGCATGGGGTGCGAACTCCCGTCCGCCTTCGACCCCGAGCGGATGA
- a CDS encoding tyrosine-protein phosphatase, which produces METPTRIPVAGTFNFRDVGGLPASTGTIRDGVLFRSDGLYRLGDEGRDQLRDLGVGIIIDLRDEQEAARMPDDLDGLDVEVLRLPVFEGSGASQGAAGISLEALYDRIVTQHAPIVVDAVREIASAGDRSVLVHCTAGKDRTGVVIAITLLAVGVDRDAVIEDYARTEGNLAGEWLEEMIELIGRYGVPDSPALRTLMGGSPREAIEGAIETIERAHGSAREYLLASGLTLDELARLEHLLVDAD; this is translated from the coding sequence ATGGAGACCCCGACCCGAATCCCAGTTGCCGGCACCTTCAACTTCCGCGACGTCGGCGGGCTTCCCGCCTCGACCGGCACGATCCGCGACGGCGTGCTGTTCCGCTCCGACGGCCTGTACCGCCTCGGCGACGAGGGGCGCGACCAGCTTCGCGACCTCGGCGTCGGCATCATCATCGACCTCCGCGACGAGCAGGAGGCGGCGCGCATGCCCGACGACCTCGACGGGCTCGACGTCGAGGTGCTCCGGCTGCCGGTCTTCGAGGGCTCCGGGGCCTCCCAGGGCGCGGCGGGCATCTCGCTCGAGGCGCTGTACGACCGCATCGTGACGCAGCACGCGCCGATCGTGGTCGACGCCGTGCGCGAGATCGCGAGTGCGGGCGATCGCAGCGTGCTCGTGCACTGCACGGCCGGCAAGGACCGAACGGGTGTCGTCATCGCGATCACGCTGCTCGCGGTCGGCGTCGACCGCGACGCCGTCATCGAGGACTACGCGCGCACCGAGGGCAACCTCGCGGGCGAGTGGCTCGAAGAGATGATCGAGCTGATCGGCCGCTACGGCGTGCCCGACAGCCCCGCGCTGCGCACGCTCATGGGCGGCAGCCCGCGCGAGGCCATCGAGGGCGCCATCGAGACGATCGAGCGGGCGCACGGGTCGGCACGCGAGTACCTGCTCGCGTCGGGGCTCACCCTCGACGAGCTCGCACGCCTCGAGCACCTGCTCGTCGACGCCGACTGA
- a CDS encoding SIMPL domain-containing protein, protein MPTTIAVTGRAEERIAPELAAVTLSVGGSGGSRDDVLARTRAAHERLLAAVRELEASGALESWSAPQLRVWSQRPWNAEGRQLPLVHEARADVEVVFRDLARLGEWLGDAATSDELTIGGVDWRLTDATRRGAQEAAQRGAVAVAIAKAGVYASALGLGAPEVVELSDHGLLGSQPSPMPKAMMMRAVADQGGGGSTEFAPLDLVIEASVDARFTADAG, encoded by the coding sequence ATGCCGACCACCATCGCCGTCACCGGCCGCGCCGAAGAGCGCATCGCCCCCGAGCTCGCGGCCGTGACCCTGTCGGTCGGCGGTTCGGGCGGGTCCCGCGACGACGTCCTGGCTCGCACTCGGGCCGCCCACGAGCGCCTGCTTGCGGCGGTTCGCGAGCTCGAGGCATCCGGCGCTCTCGAGAGCTGGTCGGCGCCGCAGTTGCGCGTCTGGTCGCAGCGTCCGTGGAACGCCGAGGGCCGGCAGTTGCCGCTCGTGCACGAGGCGCGTGCCGACGTCGAGGTGGTGTTCCGCGACCTCGCCAGGCTCGGCGAGTGGCTCGGCGACGCGGCGACCTCCGACGAGCTCACCATCGGCGGCGTCGATTGGCGATTGACGGATGCCACGCGCCGCGGCGCCCAAGAGGCTGCGCAGCGGGGTGCGGTCGCCGTTGCGATCGCGAAGGCCGGTGTCTACGCGTCGGCGCTCGGACTCGGTGCGCCGGAGGTCGTCGAGCTCTCGGACCACGGCCTGCTCGGATCCCAGCCGTCGCCGATGCCCAAGGCCATGATGATGCGGGCCGTGGCCGACCAGGGCGGTGGCGGATCGACCGAGTTCGCACCGCTCGATCTCGTGATCGAGGCGTCCGTCGACGCCAGGTTCACGGCCGACGCGGGCTGA
- a CDS encoding Na+/H+ antiporter NhaC family protein: MQDVGALALLPVVIILVVAVFTRRTLFAMLCGTLAGAVLLGGWEFFDSWIGYFGTAMADETLQWLMLVVVLFGILITLFERSGAVREFAAWAERFVNSRRKSTALSFLLSIVLFVDDYLNVLTVGTSMKAVTDRYHVPRTELGTIMKMTAAPIAVIVPFSTWALFFAGLLEAQGVTANGSGFGAYLQAIPFIFFGWIAIAIAALVAFGWFPRLGALKKDIARADATGDVFPVGTTAEEREAEGGLPVHAEVGEFAASGDGGARAVGSAPEASGANATTATSAGTEATATAVATRAPEYVKPRPWNFLVPIAVMIAVTILTEVDVLKGTVAALIVAIVMYTVQRRLKIKAVFEAAFDGVGSMLFVIVLTALAFMVQHMNIDLHLADWVIDTTQPVMSGALLPAMVFLVCGVYAYATGSFWDLAAVITPIVIPLAFAMDVNPIIAGAAVFSGAALGSTTCLYGDGIILASRSTGIKPLNLMTAILPYAGIAAGLSLVLYLVVGFAGV; the protein is encoded by the coding sequence ATGCAAGACGTCGGCGCGCTCGCGCTCCTCCCCGTCGTCATCATCCTCGTCGTGGCCGTGTTCACCCGGCGCACGCTGTTCGCGATGCTCTGCGGCACCCTCGCCGGTGCCGTGCTGCTCGGCGGCTGGGAGTTCTTCGACTCCTGGATCGGCTACTTCGGCACGGCCATGGCCGACGAGACCCTGCAGTGGCTCATGCTCGTCGTCGTGCTCTTCGGCATCCTGATCACGTTGTTCGAGCGTTCGGGTGCCGTACGCGAGTTCGCCGCGTGGGCCGAGCGCTTCGTGAACTCGCGACGCAAGTCCACCGCGCTGAGCTTCCTGCTCAGCATCGTGCTCTTCGTCGACGACTACCTCAACGTGCTCACCGTCGGCACGTCGATGAAGGCCGTCACCGACCGTTACCACGTGCCGCGCACCGAGCTCGGCACGATCATGAAGATGACCGCGGCGCCGATCGCCGTCATCGTGCCGTTCTCGACGTGGGCGCTCTTCTTCGCGGGCCTACTCGAGGCGCAGGGGGTCACGGCCAACGGGTCGGGCTTCGGCGCCTACCTGCAGGCCATCCCGTTCATCTTCTTCGGCTGGATCGCCATCGCGATCGCGGCGCTCGTCGCGTTCGGCTGGTTCCCGCGGCTCGGCGCCCTGAAGAAGGACATCGCGCGAGCGGATGCCACGGGCGACGTGTTCCCCGTCGGCACCACCGCCGAGGAGCGAGAGGCCGAGGGCGGGCTGCCCGTGCACGCCGAGGTCGGCGAGTTCGCGGCATCCGGTGACGGGGGAGCGCGAGCCGTGGGATCCGCCCCCGAGGCCTCCGGAGCGAACGCAACGACCGCGACGTCGGCGGGGACCGAGGCGACCGCCACCGCCGTCGCGACCCGCGCGCCCGAGTACGTGAAGCCGCGCCCGTGGAACTTCCTCGTGCCGATCGCCGTCATGATCGCCGTGACGATCCTCACCGAGGTCGACGTGCTCAAGGGCACGGTCGCCGCGCTCATCGTCGCGATCGTCATGTACACCGTGCAGCGCCGCCTGAAGATCAAGGCGGTGTTCGAGGCCGCGTTCGACGGCGTGGGCAGCATGCTCTTCGTCATCGTGCTCACCGCGCTCGCCTTCATGGTGCAGCACATGAACATCGACCTGCACCTCGCCGACTGGGTGATCGACACGACCCAGCCCGTCATGAGCGGCGCGCTGCTGCCGGCCATGGTGTTCCTCGTCTGCGGTGTCTACGCCTACGCGACCGGCTCGTTCTGGGACCTCGCCGCGGTCATCACGCCCATCGTGATCCCGCTCGCGTTCGCGATGGACGTGAACCCGATCATCGCGGGTGCCGCGGTCTTCTCGGGCGCGGCGCTCGGTTCGACGACGTGCCTCTACGGCGACGGCATCATCCTCGCGTCGCGCTCGACGGGCATCAAGCCGCTCAACCTGATGACCGCGATCCTGCCGTACGCGGGCATCGCGGCCGGCCTCTCGCTGGTGCTCTACCTCGTCGTCGGGTTCGCCGGCGTCTGA
- a CDS encoding amidohydrolase gives MHQVFADTILVGARVITMNPRQPSAVAVAIRGGRFVAVGDAATLMELRGPRTVVEDLHGACITPGLIDSHMHPIQGIELAVGIDFGGVRDPEVFLAMLRAEADRVADGASGGWVRGWNVDYDVFSTLPMTAAAIDAATSPAPAFLMCFDGHTALANTEALRRSGITGARTFGDTSEIVVDERGTPTGCLREDSAFDLVLRTAPEYTRDETLERVRGILGGLSASGITGGCIMDGNPGTLDLLDELDGEGPGGTATSVTRAESGDPATSEAHETVSGLPVRIVSAMAHNPGYDEERTERYLAQRDRHGARWRGGLVKLFNDGVIDTGTAWLYEPDTHGDGNSSFWADPAEFERVVARYAAAGFQIATHAIGDRAIGTTIDAYVKAGVHSRRGAPHRIEHLELLADRDLARLAQFGITASVQPLHMQWRKADGSDFWAERLGPGRAALGWRVRDMIDAGAPVALGSDWPVAQTDARIGLAWARLRREPGNPDAPVFEPDQVLTPYEALQGYTVWAAQAQGDHDLGVIAPGCRADLVVWEDSPLDVGADDLLNLPVRTTIVDGQPLYAASAA, from the coding sequence ATGCATCAGGTGTTCGCCGACACCATTCTCGTCGGAGCGCGCGTGATCACCATGAATCCGCGTCAGCCGAGCGCCGTGGCCGTCGCGATCCGCGGCGGTCGCTTCGTCGCCGTTGGCGACGCCGCGACGCTCATGGAGCTGCGCGGGCCGCGCACCGTGGTCGAGGACCTGCACGGGGCCTGCATCACGCCCGGCCTCATCGACTCGCACATGCACCCGATCCAGGGCATCGAGCTCGCGGTCGGCATCGACTTCGGGGGAGTGCGCGACCCCGAGGTGTTCCTCGCGATGCTGCGCGCCGAGGCCGATCGGGTGGCCGACGGGGCCTCCGGCGGCTGGGTACGCGGGTGGAACGTCGACTACGACGTGTTCTCGACGCTGCCCATGACCGCCGCCGCGATCGACGCGGCGACCTCGCCCGCCCCGGCGTTCCTCATGTGCTTCGACGGCCACACCGCGCTCGCGAACACCGAGGCGCTGCGCCGTTCGGGCATCACGGGCGCCCGAACCTTTGGCGACACCTCCGAGATCGTCGTCGACGAGCGCGGCACGCCCACCGGATGCCTCCGCGAGGACTCCGCGTTCGACCTCGTGCTGCGAACCGCCCCCGAGTACACGCGGGACGAGACGCTCGAACGCGTGCGCGGCATTCTCGGCGGGCTCTCGGCGTCGGGCATCACGGGCGGCTGCATCATGGACGGCAACCCCGGCACGCTCGACCTGCTCGACGAGCTCGACGGCGAGGGCCCGGGTGGCACCGCGACATCCGTCACCCGAGCAGAATCGGGCGACCCCGCGACATCCGAAGCCCACGAGACCGTGAGCGGACTGCCCGTGCGCATCGTCTCGGCGATGGCCCACAACCCCGGCTACGACGAGGAGCGCACCGAGCGGTACCTCGCCCAGCGCGACCGGCACGGCGCCCGCTGGCGCGGCGGGCTCGTGAAGCTCTTCAACGACGGCGTCATCGACACGGGAACCGCATGGCTCTACGAGCCCGACACGCACGGCGACGGCAACAGTTCGTTCTGGGCCGACCCGGCCGAGTTCGAGCGCGTCGTCGCACGCTACGCCGCCGCCGGGTTCCAGATCGCGACGCACGCGATCGGCGACCGCGCCATCGGCACGACGATCGACGCCTACGTCAAGGCGGGCGTGCACTCGCGCCGTGGCGCCCCGCACCGCATCGAGCACCTCGAGCTCCTCGCCGACCGCGACCTCGCGCGCCTCGCCCAGTTCGGCATCACCGCCTCGGTGCAGCCCCTGCACATGCAGTGGCGCAAGGCCGACGGCAGCGACTTCTGGGCCGAACGGCTCGGCCCGGGGCGCGCCGCCCTCGGCTGGCGGGTGCGCGACATGATCGACGCCGGCGCCCCCGTGGCGCTCGGCTCCGACTGGCCGGTGGCGCAGACCGACGCGCGCATCGGCCTCGCCTGGGCGCGGCTCCGCCGCGAACCCGGCAACCCCGACGCCCCGGTGTTCGAGCCCGACCAGGTGCTCACGCCGTACGAGGCCCTACAGGGCTACACCGTCTGGGCCGCGCAGGCCCAGGGCGACCACGACCTCGGCGTCATCGCGCCCGGGTGCCGCGCCGACCTCGTCGTGTGGGAAGACAGCCCGCTCGACGTCGGCGCGGACGACCTGCTGAACCTCCCCGTGCGCACGACGATCGTCGACGGGCAGCCCCTGTACGCGGCATCCGCCGCCTGA
- a CDS encoding glycosyltransferase, translating to MTGTPRNRLVIVNRADPVICGHSVEGRNLAEAAIERGFDEVRIVTWPIERLQATGLPLKPLDTMLPYSEGIFVERPDPVGDYKVPDGRYLAGLTGRLIELFTDGVPTVCLSLYLSPHTIAVADAVRAAWNTGLPVNVTTIAEAVGSDVTNVVRSCVDEGRFGAAAHVLSSYLSQDHCVAVSEYTRDLIVSSAAEIDAEHGTAFAEQCSRRIDISYPAIDTSAYLDLDPAVIEATLAMRGLERDGYVLFLSRLTKAKGVDDLIRGFERTAANGRLKLVIVGRGPEEQALREFAAASVVADRIVFLDDVDDAEKPYLMAGCATYVLPSKPRPEFVETFGIALAEQMLAGGGAVITTDTGGIIEAVGSHATIVPVEDPDAIAAAIDAALALSPAERAERAAAARAYALQFDRGVVFERLFDRAGALPARLPV from the coding sequence ATGACCGGCACACCACGCAACCGTCTCGTCATCGTCAATCGCGCCGACCCCGTGATCTGCGGGCACTCGGTCGAGGGACGCAACCTCGCCGAGGCCGCGATCGAACGCGGATTCGACGAGGTGCGCATCGTCACCTGGCCGATCGAGCGACTGCAGGCGACGGGGCTCCCACTGAAGCCCCTCGACACGATGCTGCCCTACAGCGAGGGCATCTTCGTCGAACGCCCCGACCCGGTGGGCGACTACAAGGTGCCCGACGGGCGATATCTCGCCGGCCTGACCGGGCGCCTCATCGAACTGTTCACCGACGGCGTGCCGACGGTGTGCCTCTCGCTCTACCTGAGCCCGCACACCATCGCCGTGGCCGATGCCGTGCGCGCCGCCTGGAACACCGGGCTGCCCGTCAACGTCACGACCATCGCCGAGGCCGTGGGGTCGGATGTCACGAACGTCGTGCGTTCGTGCGTCGACGAGGGCCGCTTCGGCGCCGCGGCGCACGTGCTCTCGAGCTACCTCTCGCAGGACCACTGCGTGGCGGTCTCGGAGTACACCCGCGACCTCATCGTGAGCTCGGCCGCCGAGATCGATGCGGAGCACGGCACGGCCTTCGCCGAGCAGTGCAGCCGCCGCATCGACATCTCGTACCCGGCGATCGACACGTCGGCGTACCTCGACCTCGACCCGGCGGTGATCGAGGCGACCCTCGCGATGCGCGGCCTCGAACGCGACGGGTACGTGCTGTTCCTCTCCCGCCTGACGAAGGCGAAGGGCGTCGACGACCTCATCCGAGGCTTCGAGCGCACGGCGGCGAACGGGCGGCTGAAGCTCGTGATCGTCGGTCGCGGGCCCGAAGAGCAGGCGTTGCGCGAGTTCGCGGCGGCATCCGTCGTCGCCGATCGCATCGTGTTCTTGGACGACGTCGACGACGCCGAGAAGCCGTACCTCATGGCCGGGTGCGCGACGTACGTGCTGCCGAGCAAACCGCGACCCGAGTTCGTCGAGACGTTCGGCATCGCGCTCGCCGAGCAGATGCTCGCGGGCGGCGGTGCCGTCATCACGACCGACACGGGCGGCATCATCGAGGCCGTCGGCTCGCACGCGACCATCGTGCCCGTCGAGGATCCGGATGCCATCGCCGCCGCGATCGACGCCGCACTCGCCCTCTCCCCCGCCGAACGCGCCGAACGCGCGGCTGCGGCCCGGGCGTACGCGCTGCAGTTCGACCGCGGCGTGGTGTTCGAACGACTCTTCGACCGAGCGGGGGCGTTGCCGGCACGGCTGCCCGTGTGA
- the smpB gene encoding SsrA-binding protein SmpB, with the protein MPRERGQKVVATNRKARHDYTIEDTYEAGIVLTGTEVKSLREGRASLVDGYAFIDGGEMWLDAVHIPQYTEGTWNNHSPRRKRKLLLHKQEIVKISHRTAQGGYTLVPLQIYFADGRAKVEIAVAKGKREYDKRQALREKQDKRESDRAISSRRNLGD; encoded by the coding sequence GTGCCCAGGGAACGCGGTCAGAAGGTGGTGGCGACCAACCGCAAGGCGCGCCACGACTACACGATCGAGGACACCTACGAGGCGGGCATCGTGCTCACCGGAACCGAGGTGAAGTCGCTCCGCGAGGGGCGCGCGTCGCTCGTCGATGGGTACGCGTTCATCGACGGCGGCGAGATGTGGCTCGACGCGGTGCACATCCCGCAGTACACCGAGGGCACGTGGAACAACCACTCGCCGAGGCGCAAGCGCAAGCTCCTGCTGCACAAGCAGGAGATCGTGAAGATCAGCCACCGCACCGCGCAGGGCGGGTACACGCTCGTTCCGCTGCAGATCTACTTCGCCGACGGTCGGGCCAAGGTCGAGATCGCGGTCGCCAAGGGCAAGCGCGAGTACGACAAGCGCCAGGCGCTGCGCGAGAAGCAGGACAAGCGCGAGTCCGACCGTGCCATCTCGAGTCGCCGCAACCTCGGCGACTGA
- the ftsE gene encoding cell division ATP-binding protein FtsE, whose translation MIRFDSVTKTYSGQAKPALNDIGVEILRGEFVFLVGASGSGKSSFLRLILKEEKPSKGTIHVLGQNLGSISSRKVPYFRRDLGVVFQDFRLLRDKSVYENVAFTLRVIGKSRGYIHTAVPETLKLVGLDGKGKRMPHELSGGEQQRVAIARAIVNKPQILLADEPTGNLDPVTSAGIMTLLERINAGGTTIIMATHEAGIVDEMRRRVIELSAGDIVRDERSAGYGSVVGTLPVDDDAAAAAAAVAAAEAANAALLHEQHEREAKAAAAATKPKRASRSKKQAEPEPIAPVVGMDAPETITAAAPKVTPEMMQQSQPLYVEPEATDAVTDAAAEITAAATASIEIPRGSKATDAAASASTVDAVDDATSATTGEADAAADAKQHLTLAERLGLRAPGGPREGDDDQEVGPTR comes from the coding sequence ATGATCCGCTTCGACTCCGTCACCAAGACCTACTCCGGGCAGGCGAAGCCCGCGCTGAACGACATCGGCGTGGAGATCCTCCGCGGCGAGTTCGTGTTCCTCGTGGGCGCCTCCGGCTCCGGCAAGTCCAGCTTCCTTCGGCTGATCCTCAAAGAGGAGAAGCCGTCGAAGGGCACGATCCACGTGCTCGGCCAGAACCTCGGCTCGATCTCGAGCCGCAAGGTTCCGTACTTCCGACGCGACCTCGGGGTCGTGTTCCAGGACTTCCGCCTGCTGCGCGACAAGTCCGTCTACGAGAACGTGGCGTTCACGCTGCGCGTGATCGGCAAGTCGCGCGGGTACATCCACACCGCGGTGCCCGAGACCCTGAAGCTCGTCGGACTCGACGGCAAGGGCAAGCGCATGCCGCACGAGCTCTCCGGCGGTGAGCAGCAGCGCGTCGCGATCGCGCGCGCCATCGTCAACAAGCCCCAGATCCTGCTCGCCGACGAGCCGACGGGCAACCTCGACCCGGTCACGTCCGCCGGCATCATGACGCTGCTCGAGCGCATCAACGCGGGCGGCACGACCATCATCATGGCCACGCACGAGGCCGGCATCGTGGATGAGATGCGCCGCCGCGTGATCGAGCTCTCGGCGGGCGACATCGTGCGCGACGAGCGCTCGGCCGGGTACGGCTCGGTCGTCGGCACCCTGCCCGTCGACGACGACGCCGCCGCGGCAGCGGCTGCGGTTGCTGCGGCCGAGGCGGCGAACGCGGCCCTCCTGCACGAGCAGCACGAGCGCGAGGCGAAGGCGGCGGCAGCCGCGACGAAGCCCAAGCGAGCGTCGCGATCGAAGAAGCAGGCCGAGCCCGAACCGATCGCGCCCGTGGTCGGCATGGATGCGCCCGAGACGATCACCGCAGCCGCGCCCAAGGTGACCCCCGAGATGATGCAGCAGAGCCAGCCGCTCTACGTCGAGCCCGAGGCCACCGACGCCGTCACCGATGCGGCGGCCGAGATCACGGCGGCGGCGACCGCGTCGATCGAGATCCCGCGGGGGTCGAAGGCGACGGATGCCGCGGCATCCGCATCGACCGTCGACGCCGTCGACGACGCGACCTCAGCCACCACCGGCGAAGCGGATGCCGCAGCCGACGCGAAACAGCACCTCACGCTCGCCGAACGACTGGGGCTGCGAGCGCCCGGCGGGCCGCGCGAGGGTGACGACGACCAGGAAGTGGGCCCGACGCGATGA